One window of Thioclava sp. GXIMD4216 genomic DNA carries:
- the cydC gene encoding thiol reductant ABC exporter subunit CydC, with protein sequence MSDLRRLLHLCRPFRWRIAFGVVLSVTVMLSNVALMAVSGWFITSMALAGLGRLTLEFFTPAAAIRGLALLRAGARYLERLVTHEATLALIAKLRPWLYTRLVPLAPAGLRGLRHGDLLARLRGDVDALENVHLRLLGPVLSALVAGGAVVLWLGLVWWPLALWVALGLCVAGGLVPLIQRAFLRQSGGRITRARARLQAESADLTRGLAELQVFGAVERQVLLVQACAARMVAAQRRQAWLGAVFTALGSLVGQGMVLGALVLLIPQVSSQTLSGPEMAMLVLAVMAAMETVAGLPAAVAHWDSTMASARRIFELADQPPEVLETSHPRPPRAPELVLDHVSFAYPGGPEVIRGLSLRLVPGQSLALTGPSGAGKTTVLHLVQRFWDPSEGAILLSGVDLRALSDADLRGGIAVVDQHVHLFNGTIAENLRLAQPGASDEALWNALDLAALRAEVAAMPQGLATRLGELGARLSGGQARRLAVARAALQEAPLLLLDEPTEGLDRATQAQVIAGLRQLGAGRMMLIVTHHPQVLALAQKKIMLNPTAACTPLPASL encoded by the coding sequence ATGTCTGATCTCCGGCGCCTGTTACATCTGTGCAGACCGTTCCGCTGGCGTATCGCGTTTGGGGTCGTGCTCTCGGTAACGGTGATGCTGTCGAATGTGGCGCTGATGGCCGTGTCGGGATGGTTCATCACCTCGATGGCCCTTGCGGGTCTGGGGCGGTTGACGCTGGAATTTTTCACACCGGCGGCGGCCATCCGTGGCCTTGCGCTGCTGCGGGCGGGGGCGCGCTATCTGGAACGGCTGGTGACCCATGAGGCGACGCTGGCCCTGATCGCCAAGCTGCGCCCGTGGCTTTATACGCGCCTTGTGCCGCTGGCCCCTGCCGGTCTTCGGGGGCTGCGGCATGGGGATCTGCTGGCGCGACTGCGGGGCGATGTGGATGCGCTGGAAAATGTCCACCTGCGCCTTCTGGGGCCGGTGCTTTCGGCGCTGGTTGCGGGCGGGGCGGTGGTGCTCTGGCTCGGGCTGGTCTGGTGGCCGCTGGCGCTTTGGGTGGCGCTGGGGCTTTGCGTGGCGGGCGGGCTTGTGCCGCTGATCCAGCGCGCGTTCCTGCGCCAAAGCGGCGGGCGGATCACGCGCGCCCGTGCCCGTCTACAGGCCGAAAGCGCCGATCTGACCCGCGGTCTGGCCGAATTGCAGGTGTTTGGCGCGGTGGAGCGGCAGGTCCTGCTGGTGCAGGCCTGCGCCGCGCGGATGGTGGCGGCGCAGCGCAGGCAGGCATGGCTGGGCGCGGTCTTCACCGCCTTGGGCAGCCTTGTCGGTCAGGGGATGGTGCTGGGCGCGCTGGTGCTGCTGATCCCGCAGGTCAGCAGCCAGACCCTGTCGGGGCCGGAGATGGCGATGCTGGTTCTGGCGGTGATGGCGGCGATGGAAACCGTTGCGGGGCTTCCGGCGGCTGTGGCGCATTGGGACAGCACGATGGCTTCGGCGCGGCGCATTTTCGAATTGGCCGACCAGCCGCCCGAAGTCCTCGAGACGTCCCATCCCCGACCTCCGCGCGCGCCGGAACTGGTGCTGGATCATGTGTCTTTCGCCTATCCCGGCGGGCCGGAGGTGATCCGTGGTCTCAGCCTGCGGCTTGTACCGGGCCAGAGCCTTGCGCTGACGGGGCCAAGCGGGGCGGGCAAGACGACGGTGCTGCATCTGGTGCAGCGGTTCTGGGACCCGTCCGAGGGGGCGATCTTGCTTTCGGGGGTGGATCTGCGGGCGCTGTCCGATGCCGATCTGCGTGGCGGGATTGCGGTGGTGGACCAGCATGTGCATCTGTTTAACGGCACGATTGCCGAAAACCTGCGGCTGGCGCAGCCCGGGGCCAGTGACGAGGCGCTTTGGAACGCGCTTGATCTGGCGGCGCTGCGGGCCGAGGTGGCAGCGATGCCGCAGGGGCTTGCGACCCGTCTGGGCGAGCTGGGGGCGCGGCTTTCGGGGGGGCAGGCGCGGCGGCTTGCCGTGGCACGGGCGGCGCTGCAAGAGGCCCCGCTGCTGCTGCTGGACGAGCCGACCGAAGGGCTGGACCGCGCCACGCAGGCACAGGTGATTGCGGGGCTGCGGCAGTTGGGGGCAGGGCGGATGATGCTGATTGTGACCCATCACCCGCAGGTTCTGGCCCTTGCGCAAAAGAAGATTATGTTAAACCCGACTGCCGCCTGCACTCCCCTGCCTGCCAGCCTCTGA